A single window of Chlamydiales bacterium DNA harbors:
- the secA gene encoding preprotein translocase subunit SecA, with the protein MFGILKKIFGTAQSRKLKKYAKIVSQVNAWDEKYKSLSDEELKHKTVEFKERIANGETLDQLLPEAYGVVKNACRRLCGIDVHVSGYDQKWDMVPYDVQILGATALHYGSIAEMQTGEGKTLTASLPLYLNALSGKPVHLVTVNDYLAQRDCEWMGTISRWLGLTVKPLISSTPHHLRKGIYEADIVYGTSSEFGFDYLRDNSMVQSKEEQCQRGHFFAIIDEVDSILIDEARTPLIISGPSTSSRQMYDELKDGVADLVRLQRDLCNRLATEARKTLEQLGMLTEGEKPKLEKKAAADAKEAFRKFWLVSKGTPQNKILKRMREDPDLRSEIESWDTYYYSESNKQERSAALSELYIIVDERASEYELTDKGIHSWMGSRTNEPNEDDFLMIDLGGEYAKIDENPDLSEQEKLKQKVALREEDALRKERSHNLRQLFRAHLLMEKDIDYIVVDNKIVIIDENTGRPQPGRRFSDGLHQSIEAKEGVAIQQETQTYATITLQNYFRMYKKISGMTGTAMTEANEFKDIYKLDVLAIPTHRGCHRKDADDEIYMTEREKYNAILKDLQEIHALGRPILIGTESVEVSEKLSRILKLGKLEHTVLNAKNHAKEAEIIADAGRKGAITVATNMAGRGTDIKLKEGAADVGGLHVVGTTRHQSRRIDRQLRGRSARLGDPGSSKFYVSFEDSLMRLFTSPRITSFLQRFRPPEGEPISAKVLNKSIETAQKRVEQRNYTIRKHTLEYDDVMNKQREEIYSFRNEVLHTENTAALAEEILEEVCADLSSQFLAIHSSKNGWDVEGYRQWLMTQFPVKFDKEEFEGANAKPEELERKAQQLVVQAFRDKLANDCEMLEKAQLALAPATGAIDPNGILKEVVRNVLIRTIDQYWQEHLLHIDHLRAEVHLRAIGQKDPLIEFKHEAFALFQSLSAKIKMEIAHALFKFAMMMPEPPEKMELPREDRLQHRTDLSMLPNFFSEEETLDIQG; encoded by the coding sequence TTGGCACAGCTCAGAGCCGCAAACTGAAGAAATACGCAAAGATCGTATCTCAAGTAAATGCGTGGGATGAGAAGTATAAGTCTCTAAGCGATGAAGAGTTAAAACACAAAACAGTCGAGTTTAAAGAGCGTATCGCAAATGGCGAGACCCTCGATCAGCTCCTCCCTGAAGCGTATGGCGTCGTAAAAAATGCGTGCCGCAGACTCTGTGGAATCGATGTCCACGTCTCAGGATATGATCAGAAGTGGGACATGGTCCCCTACGATGTGCAGATTCTGGGTGCGACAGCCCTCCACTACGGCTCGATTGCCGAGATGCAGACAGGCGAAGGAAAGACCCTAACCGCCTCCCTCCCTCTCTACCTCAACGCCCTTTCTGGTAAGCCGGTTCATCTCGTCACAGTAAACGACTACCTCGCTCAGCGCGACTGCGAATGGATGGGAACGATCTCCCGCTGGCTTGGACTCACAGTAAAACCCCTGATCTCCTCTACCCCCCACCATCTCCGGAAAGGGATCTACGAGGCGGACATCGTCTACGGAACCTCCTCAGAATTCGGTTTCGACTACTTAAGAGACAACTCGATGGTTCAGAGCAAGGAAGAGCAGTGCCAGAGAGGCCACTTCTTTGCGATCATCGACGAGGTCGACTCGATCCTTATCGATGAAGCGCGCACACCTCTGATCATCTCCGGCCCCTCCACTTCTTCGAGACAGATGTACGATGAGCTTAAAGATGGCGTTGCCGACCTCGTACGCCTCCAGAGAGATCTCTGCAACCGCTTGGCAACAGAGGCTCGCAAAACACTCGAACAACTAGGCATGCTTACCGAAGGCGAGAAGCCGAAGCTTGAGAAGAAGGCAGCTGCTGATGCAAAAGAAGCCTTCAGAAAGTTCTGGCTCGTCAGCAAGGGAACTCCTCAGAACAAGATTCTTAAGAGAATGCGCGAAGATCCCGACCTTCGCTCCGAGATCGAAAGCTGGGACACCTACTACTACTCCGAGAGCAACAAGCAAGAGAGATCTGCCGCTCTCTCCGAGCTCTACATCATCGTCGATGAGCGAGCGAGCGAATATGAGCTGACCGATAAGGGGATCCACTCCTGGATGGGCAGCCGTACAAATGAGCCAAACGAAGACGACTTCCTCATGATCGACTTGGGCGGCGAGTATGCGAAGATCGACGAGAATCCCGATCTCAGCGAACAGGAAAAGCTCAAGCAGAAGGTAGCTCTTAGAGAAGAAGATGCGCTGCGCAAAGAGCGCTCGCACAACTTAAGACAACTCTTCCGCGCTCACCTCCTGATGGAAAAAGATATCGACTACATCGTTGTCGATAACAAGATCGTGATCATCGACGAGAACACGGGTCGTCCGCAGCCAGGCAGACGCTTCTCAGATGGACTCCACCAGTCGATTGAAGCAAAAGAGGGAGTCGCGATCCAACAAGAGACGCAGACCTACGCGACTATTACCCTGCAGAACTACTTCCGCATGTACAAGAAGATCTCCGGCATGACGGGGACTGCCATGACAGAAGCGAATGAGTTTAAAGACATCTACAAGCTGGATGTTCTTGCGATCCCCACACACCGCGGATGCCACCGCAAAGATGCCGATGATGAGATCTACATGACAGAGCGCGAGAAGTACAACGCGATCTTAAAAGATCTCCAAGAGATCCACGCTCTCGGAAGACCGATCCTTATCGGCACCGAGTCTGTCGAGGTCTCTGAAAAGCTCTCTCGCATCTTGAAATTGGGAAAACTGGAACACACTGTTCTCAATGCGAAAAACCACGCAAAAGAGGCTGAGATCATCGCCGATGCGGGCAGAAAAGGCGCAATCACCGTTGCGACAAATATGGCCGGCCGCGGAACTGATATTAAACTCAAAGAGGGAGCAGCAGACGTGGGCGGACTTCACGTTGTAGGCACCACTCGCCACCAGTCTCGCAGAATCGACAGACAGCTCCGAGGAAGAAGCGCTCGCCTTGGCGACCCTGGCTCTTCCAAGTTCTACGTCTCTTTTGAAGATTCGCTCATGCGCCTCTTCACCTCTCCGCGCATCACATCGTTCCTACAGCGATTCCGCCCGCCAGAAGGCGAGCCTATCTCTGCAAAGGTATTAAACAAGTCGATCGAGACAGCGCAGAAGAGAGTTGAGCAGCGCAACTACACGATCCGCAAGCATACGCTCGAGTATGATGATGTGATGAACAAGCAGCGTGAAGAGATCTACTCGTTCAGAAACGAGGTCCTTCACACTGAAAATACAGCCGCTCTCGCAGAAGAGATTCTCGAAGAGGTGTGCGCCGATCTATCTAGCCAGTTCCTCGCTATCCACTCCTCAAAAAATGGGTGGGACGTCGAAGGCTACCGCCAGTGGCTCATGACTCAGTTTCCCGTTAAGTTTGATAAAGAGGAGTTTGAAGGCGCAAATGCCAAGCCCGAAGAGCTGGAACGCAAAGCCCAGCAGCTCGTGGTTCAAGCCTTCCGCGACAAGCTAGCAAACGACTGCGAGATGCTTGAGAAGGCACAGCTAGCGCTAGCCCCTGCTACCGGCGCCATCGACCCCAATGGCATCTTAAAAGAGGTGGTGCGCAACGTCCTCATCCGCACAATCGATCAGTACTGGCAAGAGCACCTTCTGCACATCGACCACCTGCGCGCAGAAGTGCACCTCCGTGCGATCGGGCAGAAAGATCCGCTCATCGAGTTTAAACACGAGGCGTTTGCCCTCTTTCAATCTCTCAGTGCGAAGATCAAGATGGAGATCGCTCATGCGCTCTTCAAATTCGCCATGATGATGCCAGAGCCTCCAGAAAAGATGGAGCTGCCTCGAGAAGATCGCCTCCAGCACCGCACCGATCTCTCTATGCTTCCTAACTTCTTCTCCGAAGAAGAGACCCTCGACATCCAGGGATAA